In a single window of the Mugil cephalus isolate CIBA_MC_2020 chromosome 6, CIBA_Mcephalus_1.1, whole genome shotgun sequence genome:
- the LOC125009763 gene encoding uncharacterized protein LOC125009763, producing the protein MLISSTFWNGKREEDEMTVSEKPEPNTLPLIVVKKSVPRIRPVKPKETTKGTLSNSRSTRVKGMTTCETSGNIMKLCVNLMPILALAKEEEEEEEEEEDRSISFMDQTATENSSKIDPSADEKHKSTDSDSGLTSEKTTEAKQSQTPRVVLPPVSQPKPASEWRDRQEIQRCQKPLPPITLRHQETTNTSPNFTTGSCGDNGPVTGQVLDSRPWRDNPLFSKSRSAEFRLPDISLCSLDALLQTVTQKLGKKRRGGDKALRRRTQADRVFVSVSEHRFRQTSVWQQDGNMDNMYGRFGPFTRVIHQSFIHEYTDQPQP; encoded by the exons ATGTTAATTTCCTCTACATTTTGGAATGGGAAACgggaagaagatgagatgacagTATCAGAGAAACCTGAACCAAACACTTTGCCATTGATTGTGGTAAAGAAATCAGTTCCCAGGATAAGACCTGTGAAGCCAAAGGAGACGACTAAGGGGACTCTGTCAAACAGCAGGTCCACTAGAGTCAAAGGTATGACTACATGTGAGACGTCAGGGAACATAATGAAGCTTTGTGTCAACTTGATGCCCATTTTGGCCCTGgccaaggaggaggaagaagaggaggaggaggaggaggacagaagtaTCAGCTTTATGGATCAAACGGCAACAGAAAATAGCAGCAAAATAGACCCATCGGCAGATGAGAAACACAAATCCACCGATTCTGATTCAGGATTAActtcagagaaaacaacagaagcCAAACAATCACAGACTCCTCGGGTTGTGCTGCCGCCTGTATCTCAACCAAAACCAGCCAGTGAGTGGCGTGACCGTCAGGAGATCCAGAGGTGTCAGAAGCCTCTGCCTCCCATCACGCTACGTCACCAAGAAACAACCAACACCTCTCCAAACTTTACAACAGGCAGCTGTGGAGACAATGGACCAGTTACGGGACAAGTGTTGGACAGCAGGCCCTGGAGGGACAATCCTCTGTTCTCTAAAAGT AGATCTGCAGAGTTTCGTCTTCCTGACATCTCCCTGTGCAGCCTGGATGCCCTGCTGCAGACGGTGACGCAGAAACTGGGTAAAAAGAGGAGAGGCGGCGATAAAGCTCTAAGAAGAAGAACCCAGGCCGATcgtgtctttgtttctgttagTGAACATCGTTTCAGACAGACGagtgtctggcagcaggatgGGAACATGGACAACATGTATGGCCGATTTGGCCCTTTTACGAGAGTTATCCATCAGAGTTTCATACACGagtacacagatcagccacaacccTAA